In Penaeus chinensis breed Huanghai No. 1 chromosome 11, ASM1920278v2, whole genome shotgun sequence, a genomic segment contains:
- the LOC125030456 gene encoding glycoprotein-N-acetylgalactosamine 3-beta-galactosyltransferase 1-like, whose product ALYAEVRVLCWVPVAPADHNKTAVHVRATWGRRCNKLLFISTKDDASISAVNVGSREGFRALWSKTRSALQYLYSHFLNDYEWFLKADDDTYVVLENLRYMLRAYDTNDPVFFGHHYKTRGGYNSGGAGYVLGRESLRRFVEKALHNKATCGTRRTGEDIGLGRCLRGVGVAIVDTRDHRQEGRFFQQHVREILRNPDIHSHIVYYPVKKDGKPDSCCSDTVISFHQMSVADLYMLDYLIYKVRVFGHIPPLPLKVPLPPDLKGVPNKTLQNFEVMVRPRRRDCNAYNGHSSPLRLLDFRDERYAETILLTLVHITDVTEQELICVLLLRVIILRLTKVKEDYSGTR is encoded by the exons GCGCTGTACGCGGAGGTGCGCGTGCTGTGCTGGGTCCCCGTGGCGCCGGCTGACCACAACAAGACCGCGGTTCACGTCAGGGCCACGTGGGGGAGGCGCTGCAACAAGCTGCTCTTCATAAGCACCAAGGACG ACGCCAGCATCAGCGCCGTCAACGTGGGGAGCAGGGAGGGCTTCAGGGCGCTCTGGAGCAAGACCCGGTCGGCGCTCCAGTACCTGTACTCGCATTTTCTCAATGACTACGAGTGGTTCCTGAAAGCCGACGATGACAC GTACGTTGTGTTGGAGAATCTACGTTATATGCTACGGGCTTATGACACAAACGACCCGGTGTTCTTTGGGCATCACTATAAAACGAGGGGGGGATACAATTCGGGAG GCGCTGGATATGTCTTAGGCCGAGAAAGTCTTCGTCGATTTGTCGAGAAGGCATTACATAACAAAGCCACTTGCGGAACACGTAGAACCGGGGAGGATATCGGACTAG GCCGGTGTCTTAGGGGAGTCGGCGTTGCTATCGTCGACACCCGCGACCACCGCCAGGAAGGACGGTTCTTTCAGCAACATGTCAGGGAAATCTTGCGGAATCCTGATATTCACTCACACATCGTTTACTATCCGGTCAAAAAG GATGGCAAGCCAGACAGCTGCTGTTCCGACACTGTCATCTCTTTCCACCAGATGTCAGTCGCCGACCTTTATATGCTAGATTACCTCATCTACAAAGTCCGGGTCTTCGGGCACATCCCTCCCCTGCCTTTAAAGGTCCCTCTACCGCCTGACCTTAAAGGTGTGCCAAACAAG ACGCTTCAAAA CTTCGAGGTGATGGTGAGACCACGCCGCAGAGATTGCAATGCCTATAATGGCCATAGTTCTCCCCTTAGATTACTTGACTTCAGAGACGAGCGGTACGCGGAAACAATTTTGCTCACACTG GTTCACATTACTGATGTAACCGAACAGGAGCTCATCTGTGTTCTTCTCTTGCGAGTGATAATTTTACGGTTAACTAAGGTTAAAGAAGACTACTCAGGTACCAGGTAA